A window of the Harmonia axyridis chromosome 5, icHarAxyr1.1, whole genome shotgun sequence genome harbors these coding sequences:
- the LOC123679839 gene encoding uncharacterized protein LOC123679839: MGSRSRRILEMANENYHQDEETLAKRRRSNSSSSSSSPRSSGEESFIEYSDDSVRDPNFTVNKVIEESSDDEEAYTLTTLTTVPLNELSQDLIDSAGIENCVSSYIDQLIGTSEDPIIADLICDQEENKNTPQDDAREDAVAKNIEIKTNEITPTKKGKKKQRREEKWKKNIAKELRNTGKSYTSIRTEKVVPERQMKEPCKDNCSFKCQINFTIEQRKQLNEDYWNLGSIEKQWTFLANSTEVIVPKVRCVKIDSEGNQIPSKREHVNAYFFMSSGKKIRVCKLFFKNTLAINNRPIETALKKKNNNTNIATMKDKRGSHGKQPKINEDLKAGVLSFINAIPKIESHYTRANTTKQYIDGSKSVADLHRDYVELCKSNNAPYTSYAIFYRIFNQDFNISFFTPKKDLCDTCEAYKNSSDEEKILMKESYDTHIREKQLSRIEKENDKKKTDTVVAVYDLQAVFQCPKGEISVFYYKSKLNVLNLTIYDIQQNLVESFVWDESNANRGVNEIGTCVFNYLQKVCGAGKDLDIIFYSDNCPGQQKNKFMVAMYLFAVQKFPNLKSITHKFLIKGHTQNEGDSAHSQIERQVKRQLRSGPMYTPDAFIGAIKASRKKSSPIHVTEICYSDIYDWKDVCSQMSLAINKDENNKSVKLAGLKVIMVQKSEPRAIYFKTSYEETEFQKAVVIRRKKDIDVEVKRAYTNKPGLTDSKKRDLLDLVNKKMIPSYYRTFFEAL; the protein is encoded by the coding sequence atGGGGTCAcgatcaagaagaatattagaaatGGCGAACGAAAATTATCATCAAGATGAGGAAACTCTAGCAAAGCGTCGGCGTAGTAATTCTTCTAGCAGCTCCAGCTCACCTAGAAGCTCAGGTGAGGAATCTTTCATCGAATATAGCGACGATTCCGTTAGAGACCCGAATTTCACTGTCAACAAAGTAATAGAAGAAAGTTCAGATGATGAAGAAGCTTACACCTTGACAACTCTGACTACAGTACCTCTAAACGAATTATCACAAGACTTAATAGATAGTGCAGGCATAGAAAATTGTGTTTCCAGTTATATAGACCAACTCATAGGTACATCTGAGGATCCTATTATTGCGGATTTAATATGCGATcaggaagaaaataaaaacacacCACAGGATGACGCTCGTGAAGACGCCGTGgccaagaatattgaaattaaaacaaatgaaattactcCGACAAAGAAGGGGAAGAAGAAACAAAGACGAGAAGAAAAGTGGAAGAAAAATATCGCGAAAGAACTAAGAAACACCGGTAAATCCTACACTTCCATCAGGACTGAGAAAGTTGTGCCAGAACGTCAAATGAAGGAGCCTTGCAAAGATAACTGTTCATTTAAATGTCAAATCAACTTTACCATAGAACAGCGAAAACAATTAAATGAAGATTACTGGAATTTGGGTAGTATTGAAAAACAATGGACGTTTCTTGCCAACTCTACCGAAGTTATCGTTCCCAAAGTTCGATGTGTGAAAATAGACTCTGAGGGTAACCAGATTCCATCCAAGCGTGAACATGTCAATGCATACTTTTTTATGTCATCAGGTAAAAAAATTAGAGTGTGTaagttattttttaaaaatacatTGGCCATCAACAACCGTCCTATAGAGACAgccctgaagaaaaaaaataacaacacaaatattgCTACAATGAAGGATAAGCGTGGATCCCATGGAAAGCAACCAAAAATTAATGAGGATTTGAAGGCTGGCGTATTATCCTTTATTAACGCTATACCTAAAATAGAATCGCATTACACCCGAGCTAATACGACCAAACAGTACATTGATGGTAGCAAATCGGTAGCTGATCTGCATAGAGATTACGTTGAACTATGTAAATCTAATAATGCTCCTTACACGAGTTATGCCATTTTCTATCGCATTTTCAATCAGGACTTTAATATATCGTTCTTTACGCCCAAAAAGGACCTTTGTGATACTTGCGAAGCTTACAAAAATAGCTccgatgaagaaaaaatacttaTGAAGGAATCCTATGATACACACATTCGAGAGAAACAACTTTCCCGAATCGAAAAGGAAAATGACAAGAAGAAAACTGATACAGTGGTTGCTGTTTATGATCTGCAGGCCGTATTTCAATGCCCGAAAGGAGAAATATCcgtattttattataaatctaAATTAAATGTTCTGAACCTAACAATCTATGACATACAGCAAAACCTGGTTGAAAGCTTTGTTTGGGACGAATCCAATGCGAATAGAGGAGTGAATGAAATAGGAACTTGTGTCTTTAACTATCTACAAAAGGTTTGCGGAGCTGGTAAGGATTTAgacatcattttttattcagaTAATTGCCCTGGCcagcaaaaaaataaattcatggtCGCTATGTACTTATTTGCGGTACAAAAATTTCCAAACTTAAAATCTATCACACATAAGTTTCTCATTAAAGGGCACACACAGAATGAAGGTGATTCTGCACATTCACAAATTGAAAGGCAGGTGAAAAGACAATTGAGAAGTGGACCCATGTACACTCCAGATGCCTTTATAGGTGCAATAAAAGCTTCTAGAAAGAAAAGCTCTCCTATTCACGTTACAGAAATATGTTATTCAGATATTTATGATTGGAAGGATGTCTGTAGTCAAATGAGTTTGGCTATCAACAAAGATGAGAACAACAAGTCTGTTAAATTGGCAGGTCTTAAAGTTATCATGGTTCAAAAGTCTGAACCACGagctatttatttcaaaacatcGTATGAAGAAACAGAATTTCAGAAAGCGGTTGTGATAAGAAGGAAGAAGGATATAGACGTAGAGGTTAAAAGGGCTTATACTAATAAGCCGGGATTGACTGACAGCAAAAAAAGAGACCTTTTAGATTTGGTTAACAAGAAAATGATACCGTCGTATTATAGGACATTTTTCGAAGCACTTTAA